In Streptomyces sp. NBC_01381, the sequence TACGTACAGGTGGCACAACAACTGCACACCGCACCTGAAGGGAGCCCGCCGTGGACAAAGACGTCTCTGCGGGAAGTACCACCTCGACTCTCGGCCATCTCGCCCTGGGGCTCACGCTGTTGGCCTTCGGGATCGGTCACACCGAAGTGATCGACGGGGTGACGGCGCTGGACGCCGCCGTCCTCGCGACGTTCGTAGGCGGCGTCGCGCTCTTCGTCGCCGGCCTGTTCGCGTTCCGTGACAGCGACGCGTTCACCGGTACGGCCTTCGCCGCGCTCGGCGCGCTCTGGTTCACCTGGGGCCTCACGGCGGAGGTCGAGGCCTCCGCCAACGCCGCGGGCCTCTTCCTGCTGCTCTTCGCGCTCGTCACGCTCAGCCTGACCCTGGGGGCACCGGGTGGCGCGGCGCTCACGCGGGGGTCGTACGGGCTGCTCTTCGTGTCCCTCGTCCTGATCGCCGTCGCGCAGTTCGGTGACAGCGCCGGTCTTGCGAAGGCGGGCGGCTGGTTCGCCGCGGTCGGCGGACTGCTCGCCTGGTACGGCGCGACGGCGGCCCTGGCCCACTGGCCCACAGCTCTCCCGGGGCGCGGGCGGCCTGCCGGCCAGGGAGTGACGGCTACCGGCTGAGGCAGGCGCGGGTCGGGGGAATGGGCGCCCCTGGCCCTCTGGGAACGGGCCCCCTGCGCTTGGTGGCACGCATGGGGCCCGTTCCGTTTGTCTGTCCGTGCGGGGCGGTGGGGGCTTGTCGCGCAGTTCCCCGCGCCCCTTACGGGGCTATTCCACCGTCACCGACTTCGCGAGGTTCCTCGGCTTGTCGATGTCCCTGCCCAGGGCCAACGCCGTGTGGTAGGCGAGGAGTTGGAGCGGGATGCCCATCAGGATCGGGTCCAGCTCGTTCTCGTTCTTCGGGACCAGGATGGTCTGGTCGGCCTTCTCCTGCTCCTGGTGCGCGACCGCGAGGATCTTGCCGCTGCGGGCCTTGATCTCCTCCAGGGCGGCGCGGTTCTTCTCCAGGAGGTCGTCGTTCGGGACGATCGCGACCGTGGGGAGCGCGGGCTCGATGAGGGCGAGCGGGCCGTGCTTCAGCTCGGAGGCCGGGTAGGCCTCGGCGTGGATGTACGAGACCTCCTTGAGCTTCAGGGAGGCCTCGCGGGCGACGGGGTAGCCGCGTACGCGTCCGATGAAGAGCATCGAGCGGGCGTCTGCGTAGTCCTTCGCGATCTTCTTGATCTCGTCCTCCTGCTTGAGGATCTCCGAGATCTGGCCGGGCAGCTTGCGCAGGCCCTCGATGATCCGCTTGCCGTCGGAGACCGACAGGTCACGGATGCGGCCCAGGTGCAGCGCGAGCAGGGCGAAGGCGACCGTGGTGTTCGTGAAGCACTTGGTCGACACGACGCAGACCTCCGGGCCCGCGTGGACGTACACGCCCGCGTCGGCCTCACGGGCGATCGCCGAGCCGACGACGTTCACGACGCCCAGGACGCGGGCGCCCTTGCGCTTCAGCTCCTGGACGGCGGCGAGCACGTCGTACGTCTCACCGGACTGGGAGACGGCGATGTAGAGGGTGTCGGGGTCCACGACGGGGTTGCGGTAGCGGAACTCGGAGGCGGGCTCGGCGTCCGCGGGGATGCGGGCCAGCTCCTCGATCATCTGGGCGCCGATCATGCCCGCGTGGTACGAGGTGCCGCAGCCGAGGATCTTGACGCGGCGCACCTTGCGGGCGTCGTGGGCGTCGAGGTTCAGGCCGCCGAGGTGCACGGTGGAGAAGCGGTCGTCGATGCGGCCGCGCAGCACGCGGTCGACCGCGTCGGGCTGCTCGAAGATCTCCTTGTGCATGTACGTGTCGTGGCCGCCCATGTCGTACGACTCGGCCTCCCACTCCACGGTGGTCGGCGAGGCGGTCGTGCGCGAGCCCTCGGTGGTGTACGTGCGGTAGTCGTCGGCCTTGATGGTGGCCATCTCGCCGTCGTCGAGGGTGACGACCTGGCGGGTGTGCGAGACGAGGGCGGCGACGTCCGAGGCGACGAACATCTCCTTCTCGCCGATGCCAAGAACGACGGGCGAGCCGTTGCGGGCGACGACGATGCGGTCGTTGAAGTCGGCGTGCAGGACGGCGATGCCGTACGTGCCCTCGATGTGGCGCAGGGCCTCGCGGACCTTGTCCTCCAGCTTGTCCGCCTGGGCGCGGGCGATGAGGTGGGTGAGGACCTCGGTGTCCGTCTCGGAGAGGAACTCGACGCCGTCGGCGGTGAGCTTGGCGCGCAGCTCGGAGGCGTTGTCGATGATGCCGTTGTGGACGACGGCGACCTTGTTGTCGCCCGACATGTGCGGGTGGGCGTTCTCGTCGGACGGGGCGCCGTGGGTGGCCCAGCGGGTGTGGGCGATGCCGGTCGTGCCCTTGAAGCGGGCGGGGACCTTGGCCTCCAGGTCACGGACGCGGCCCTTGGCCTTGACCATCTTCAGGCCGCTGGCCTTGGGGCCCGTGATGACGACGCCGGCGGAGTCGTAGCCGCGGTACTCCAGGCGCTGCAGGCCTTCGAGGAGGAGGGGGGCCACGTCACGCTTGCCGATATAACCGACGATTCCACACATAAAGGGTGTCCTAGCCGTAGAGGGTTGGGTGTTTCTCAGCCGTAGATCATGCGGCGCAGCTGTCTGAGACTGAGCTCGGGCGGCGCGACCGCGCGGTATTCGAGGTCCGCCGAGATCTGCTCGAAGATCGCCGCGTTCAGCAGGCCCTGACCTTGCAGTTCGCGGTGGCGGCGACGGACGAACTCTTCGGTCGTCTCGTCGAAGTAGGCGAGCACGTCCTGGATGACCCGCAGGGCTTCGCCCCGCTGGAGCGGGGTGCTGCGGGTCAGGTGGTCCACCAGGTCGTCGTGCATTCGTTGATCCTGGAGGAATAGGCCTCCGGGCGCAACAATCCTGCCCGATTCCGGGCAGGAGCGTGGCAAAATTCCGGCCCCAGCGGCTCACAGGCGGCTTACATCCGCTTCAGGACCGCCTGCTTGGCGAGGGAGAACTCGTCGTCCGTGAGTATCCCGGACTGATGAAGCTCCCCCAGCTCGCGGAGCCGCCGCAGCAGCGCGTCATGATCGTCCCCGGACGCTTCCGGGGGTGCCGCCGACGGGGCCGCCGGCAGCGCGGGCGCGGCCTGAAGCTCGGCCGGGGCGGGCCCGGAGGGATGCGGCAACCGCACCTGCACAGCCGCAGCGACCAGCGCCATCAGCGGATCCTTCTTGAAGCCCCACAGCTCGACCGAGTTCGGGTCGTACTTCGGCGGAGCCTTGGTGGGGGAGTGCCGCACGGTGAAGCGGAGGTACCCGTTCTCCAGGCCGACCGCCGGCTGCCACTCGACGGCGGCCACATCGGCGAGCGCCAGCGAGCGCGTGCCCGATGCGGACTTCGCCTCCTCCGTCTTCCAGTTCCACTCCAGGCGGATGTGCTCACCGTCGAAGCTGGCGGTGCCGTCACCGGCGGAGACCGACAGCGGCACGGAAGGCCCCGGCAGCAGATAGCTCTCGCAGGACGCGGCCGGCACCTGTTCGAGAAGGAGTGCGTTGCGCACCTCGTCGACGACGTACTCGGCGACCCCGTACCGGTCCGGCTCCACCGCCAGCTGGTAGGGGTCGGCGGCGTCCCCGAGTTTGCCTCCGGTGGCCTGCAGCAGCGGGTCCGCGCCGTCCCGCAGGCGCAGCCGCAGCCGGCCCGACTTCTTGCCCTGCTCGAAGGCGATTCCCGCCAACGCGGCCAAGGGGACGGCCAGTTCCCCCAGCGACTTGCGCAGCAGCGACACGTTCTTGTCGCGTCCCGGCACAAGGCGCAGCGTCTCTCCGTCGAAGGTCCAGGTCCCGTCGCGCTGGATGATTTCCGCCATGGGAGGATTCTTCCATCGGCGGGCGGCGGAAGTGGTCTACACCCTTGACCCGTCACGGGGCGCAAGGTACCCATGGTGACCGTTCAATCAAGCCGTACCAGTGATGCACCACAGTGAGGCGCCACCCGTGACGTAGCCCCGTCGAAGGGACCCGCTTGTGAGAGAGCACCACAGATCGACCCGCCTGTTCGGCTCGCTGCTGCTCGTCGCCGCGGCCGGACTCTCGTCGGTGGCCGCCGTGCCGTCAGGTCAGGAGGCAGCCACGACCCCCGCCCCGACCCCGCTCGGCCAGGTGATCCCGGCGCCCGCGTCGGCGGTCCCCGGCGGATCGGCGTACGAGATCAACTCCAAGACCCGCATCCGGGTCGACGACTCGCGTGACGCGCAGCGGATCGGCGGCTATCTGGCGGACGTCCTGCGTCCCTCCACCGGCTACGCGCTCAAGGTCACCGACGACGAAGGCCGCGACGGCATCCGCCTTCGGCTCTCCGCCAAGGACAAGTCCCTTGGTGACGAGGGCTACCGCCTCGAATCCAAGCGCGGTTCCGTCACCATCACCGCCCGCAAGGCCGCCGGGCTCTTCTACGGCGTGCAGACGCTGCGTCAGCAGCTTCCCGCGGCCGCCGAGAAGAAGACGAAGCAGGCGGGGCCCTGGCTGGTCGCCGGCGGCACCATCGAGGACAAGCCGCGCTACGAGTACCGCGGCGCGATGCTCGACGTGTCGCGGCACTTCTTCTCGGTGGACAAGGTCAAGCGCTACATCGACCAGATGTCGCTCTACAAGGTCAACAAGCTGCATCTGCACCTGAGCGACGACCAGGGCTGGCGGATCGCCATCGACTCCTGGCCCAAGCTCGCCGAGTACGGCGGCTCCACGCAGGTCGGCGGCGGCAAGGGCGGCTACTACACCAAGGCCCAGTACAAGGAGATCATCGAGTACGCCTCATCGCGTCAGCTCGAAGTGATCCCCGAGATCGACATGCCGGGCCACACGAACG encodes:
- a CDS encoding GPR1/FUN34/YaaH family transporter, encoding MDKDVSAGSTTSTLGHLALGLTLLAFGIGHTEVIDGVTALDAAVLATFVGGVALFVAGLFAFRDSDAFTGTAFAALGALWFTWGLTAEVEASANAAGLFLLLFALVTLSLTLGAPGGAALTRGSYGLLFVSLVLIAVAQFGDSAGLAKAGGWFAAVGGLLAWYGATAALAHWPTALPGRGRPAGQGVTATG
- the glmS gene encoding glutamine--fructose-6-phosphate transaminase (isomerizing), which produces MCGIVGYIGKRDVAPLLLEGLQRLEYRGYDSAGVVITGPKASGLKMVKAKGRVRDLEAKVPARFKGTTGIAHTRWATHGAPSDENAHPHMSGDNKVAVVHNGIIDNASELRAKLTADGVEFLSETDTEVLTHLIARAQADKLEDKVREALRHIEGTYGIAVLHADFNDRIVVARNGSPVVLGIGEKEMFVASDVAALVSHTRQVVTLDDGEMATIKADDYRTYTTEGSRTTASPTTVEWEAESYDMGGHDTYMHKEIFEQPDAVDRVLRGRIDDRFSTVHLGGLNLDAHDARKVRRVKILGCGTSYHAGMIGAQMIEELARIPADAEPASEFRYRNPVVDPDTLYIAVSQSGETYDVLAAVQELKRKGARVLGVVNVVGSAIAREADAGVYVHAGPEVCVVSTKCFTNTTVAFALLALHLGRIRDLSVSDGKRIIEGLRKLPGQISEILKQEDEIKKIAKDYADARSMLFIGRVRGYPVAREASLKLKEVSYIHAEAYPASELKHGPLALIEPALPTVAIVPNDDLLEKNRAALEEIKARSGKILAVAHQEQEKADQTILVPKNENELDPILMGIPLQLLAYHTALALGRDIDKPRNLAKSVTVE
- a CDS encoding DUF4429 domain-containing protein; translation: MAEIIQRDGTWTFDGETLRLVPGRDKNVSLLRKSLGELAVPLAALAGIAFEQGKKSGRLRLRLRDGADPLLQATGGKLGDAADPYQLAVEPDRYGVAEYVVDEVRNALLLEQVPAASCESYLLPGPSVPLSVSAGDGTASFDGEHIRLEWNWKTEEAKSASGTRSLALADVAAVEWQPAVGLENGYLRFTVRHSPTKAPPKYDPNSVELWGFKKDPLMALVAAAVQVRLPHPSGPAPAELQAAPALPAAPSAAPPEASGDDHDALLRRLRELGELHQSGILTDDEFSLAKQAVLKRM
- a CDS encoding beta-N-acetylhexosaminidase, whose protein sequence is MREHHRSTRLFGSLLLVAAAGLSSVAAVPSGQEAATTPAPTPLGQVIPAPASAVPGGSAYEINSKTRIRVDDSRDAQRIGGYLADVLRPSTGYALKVTDDEGRDGIRLRLSAKDKSLGDEGYRLESKRGSVTITARKAAGLFYGVQTLRQQLPAAAEKKTKQAGPWLVAGGTIEDKPRYEYRGAMLDVSRHFFSVDKVKRYIDQMSLYKVNKLHLHLSDDQGWRIAIDSWPKLAEYGGSTQVGGGKGGYYTKAQYKEIIEYASSRQLEVIPEIDMPGHTNAALASYAELNCNGVAPPLYTGTEVGFSSLCVKKDVTYDFVDDVIRELAAMTPGKYIHIGGDEAHSTSHEDYVAFMNKVQPVVAKYGKTAIGWHQLTGATPAKGALAQYWGYDATSAAEREQVANAAKNGTKLVLSPADRAYMDMKYNKDTPLGLAWAGYVEVQRSYDWDPGTYLTGAPADSIQGVEAPLWSETIWESKHIEYMAFPRLPGIAELGWSPASTHDWDKYKVRLAGQGPRWDAMGMDYYKSPQVPWPSK